The sequence below is a genomic window from Paenibacillus silvisoli.
GGACGTCGAAGTCGTGAAAACCGCCCTGCTCTCGGCCGTTACGATCGGCGATACGCTCACCTACAGCATTGCCGTCACGAACAGCGGGATCGCCCCTGTCGATAACGTCATTTTTGCGGATCCGATTCCTGCGGGAACGTCCTTCTTGTCGGGCAGCGTCACCATCAATACCGTACCGCAGCAAAACGCCAATCCGGCTGCCGGTTTCTCGCTCGGTCCGATCGCGCCCAACGATACGGTCGTCGTCACGTTCAGCGTTACGGTAACGGCTGTACCTTCCGGCGAGCTCGTCAGCAACCGCTCCTCGGTCAGCTTCACCTCCGGCGCCTTCTCGGCGGTTACGTTCTCCAACACGGTCACGACGCCGGTCTATCAGCCCGTCATTACCCTTGTCAAAACAGCGAACCAGACGATCGCCAGCGTCGGCAGCACCGTCGTCTACCGCGTCACCGTTACGAACAGCGGCAATTATCCGACAACGGTCACGATAACCGACCCGACGCCGGCTGGCACCACTTACGTGCAGAACAGCGTCGTCGTGAACGGCCTGCCGCAAGCCGGCGCGGATCCTGCACTCGGCTACAGCATTGGCGTGGTTGCGCCGGGCACGAGTTCATTCACGACCTTCGAGTACACGGTAGACTCTTTGCCGCCTACGCAAAACCTGACGAACCAAGCGACGGCCTCCTACGCCTTCACGCTGCCGGATAACCGTTCGTTCGTCCGCAGCGCGGCGTCCAATACGCTCCAGGTTCCGGTCAGTTCGCCGAACGTCAGCATCGTGAAAAGCACGCTGTCTACCGACGCCATCATCGGCGACACCATCACGTATACGAGCATCGTGACGAATACGGGCGTCGCGAACTTGAACAGCGCCGTGTTTACGGATGCCGTTCCGGCCGGCACCTCCTTCGTTCCGGGCACCGTCTTTGTCGGCGGTACGCTGCAGCCCGACGCCAACCCGGCCACCGGTATTCCGCTCGGTGTCGTTACGCCTGGAAATCCGGTTACGGTTAGTTTCGATATTACCGTCAACTCGCTGCCTTCCAGCGGCATCATCAGCAATCAGTCGGTCGTCAGCTTTACGTCCGGCACCTTCTCCGGCACCGGACTTTCCAACATCGTCACGACGCCGATCTACAACCCGATCTTGGCCGTCATCAAGAGCGCCAGTACGCAAAATGCCACCGTCGGGGATACCATTACCTATTCGCTGCAAATTACGAATACGGGCAACTTGGCGGCGACGGTTACGCTGTTCGATACGATCCCGGCAGGCGCGGAATTCGTGCCGAACAGCGTCGTCGTCGGAGGCGTGCCGCAGCCTGGCGCCGATCCGACCTTGGGCATCAATGTCGGCTCCGTGCCGGCAGGCGCTACCGTGCAAGTTATCGTCACGCTTCAAGTTACCGTCGAAGCGCTGCCTTCGCCGCAGCAGCTCGCGAACCAGGCGACCGCCAACTATTCGTTCTCGCCGCCGGACGGCCGCGTCATTAATGCGACGGTCAATTCCAATACGGTCATCATTCCTGTCTCGTCGCCGGACGTATCCGTCTTGAAGAGCAGCGACGCCATCGACGCCGTTGTCGGCGATACGATCACGTATTTCATCACCGTCACGAACAACGGGCTCTCGCCTGTCAACAACGTGACGCTGGTCGACCCGCTGCCGCCTAGCGCCAGCTTCATTGCGGGCAGCGTCTTCGTTGACGATGCGCAAAAGCTGACCGACAGCCCGAACACGGGCATCCACATCGGAACGATAGCGGTCGGCGGCGTGTCCAACGTGCGGTTCCAGGTACTCGTCGTATGATGGCAGATTCAGGGCCGCCGGAGATCATCCGCAACCAGTCCGTCGTTTCGTTTACAACAGGCAGCCAGGAGAGCTTCTCGTTCTCCAATATCGTCAATACGCCGGTTAACGGTCCGAACATCGCGGTCGTCCTTTCGACGACCGCAACCCAAGCCGGCTTGACGCTGCCGGTGACCTACCAGACTACCGTCAGCAACAGCGGCAACCGGTCCGCGAACGTGACCGTCTACGCTCCCCTTCCGGACGGCACCATGTTCGTCATCAACAGCGTACTGGTAAACGGCTCTCCCGTGCCGGGCGTCTCGCCGGCGACCGGAATCCCGCTCGGCGACGTCAATCCGGGCAGCACGGTTACGATTCTGTATCAGCTGCTGCTCGTCACGGCACCGCCGTCCGGGGAGCTCGTGAATCAGGCATACGCCGACTATTATTTCGTCACGACCGACGATCGGACCATTACCGGCTCGGAAACGTCCAATACGGTGTCGCTCCCGGTCACCGTCCAGCAGGTCAGTCTTCTAAAAAGCTTGGACACCGCGATCACATACACCGGAGACATGCTGCAATTTACCGTCACGGCGGCGAATGAAGGAACGGAGCCCATGCGGCAGTGCGTGCTTTACGACGCACCGCCGCCCGGCACCCTCTTCGTTCAAGGCAGCGTTACGGTAAACGGCGTCCGCATGCCGTCGGCTTCGCCGGTTGCCGGCATCTTGTTGGGGCTGATTGATCCCGGCATATCCATGCAGGTCAAATTCAATGTCATCGTGCTCGATGTGCCGGTGCACACGCAGCTGTCGAACAGCGCGACGCTCAGGTTTAAGTACGGCAATTTCGATCAATCCGTCACTTCCAACACGGTCACCGCGATCGTGTCCGGACCTCAGCTCTCCGTCGGCAAATATGCTAGCGTCGCGCTTGCGACCGTCGGCGATACGATCCGCTATACGATCGACATCGCCAATAGCGGCACCACCGCCGCGGACTGCACGGTGAGGGACGCAATTCCGAGCGGCGCGCTCTTCGTGCTGGGCAGCGCCGAAGTCAACGGGCGCGCGCTGCCCGGCGCGAACCCGGAGACCGGCATTTATCTCGGCTCGCTGCTGCCTAACCATCAATACAGTCTCTCCTTTCTCGTCACCGTGTCCAGAACCGTCACCACGCCGGTTCAATCCGAGCTGGTCAACCGGGCGCAGGTAGCCTATGCATTCCGGCTGCCCAGCGGCGTAACCGTGACCGATTCGATGATGACGAACGAAACGGTTACGGCGCTCGTTCTCCCGGTCATCCAAGCGCAGTTAAGCGCGACGCCTCCAGTCGTCGCGCCAGGCGATTTCATCAATGTCACCATCGCGGTAACGAATACCGGAAATTATCCGGCAGCCGTTACGTTATTCGCCCTAAGTCCGGATGAAACGAGCATCGAAATCGCCAGCATCCGGGTGAACGGCGTCGAAATCCCGTTCACGCCAGGCGCGGGCTTGCCGATCGGCATTATCGGACCGCATCAAACCGTCATCGTGACGTACCGGCTGCGCGTTTCGAATCACCCGCTCCAAGATCGGCTGCGCTTCCGCATCAAAGCCGAGCTCTCCTATGAGGTAAACGGCGTAACGATCACGTCCGCGGTTTATTCCAATGAAGTTACGATCGTGATCGAGACGCATGAAGAGTAACGATCGGCGTTACACGTAAAAAGGCTCTCTGCCCATTCCTGCGAATGGGATCAGAGAGCCTTTTTGAACGTTTAGGCGCGGTAAACATATGGATCCTCCGGCTTCGGAATCGTCGTCCACTCCGTCACCTTGAGCATCGGAATCGTTTGCTTGAACGGCTGGTAGAACGACCATGCAAGCTCCCCGGTTACGCGAACCCATTGATCGTCGTGAAATGACGTCTCTGACGGAAAATCTACCAGCATGCCGAAAACGCCGGAGTCAGCGACGCAGTGAATGAAGCCGAAGCGGAACACGAAATATTGGTTCGCCTCCGTCTGCTCGCCCCGGTACACGAACCCTTCGAAGCTGAGCGTCCGCGCCGTGAAAGCTTCCGGGAAGTTATAGATCGCTTCAAGTCCCTTCAAGTAGTTGGCGTCGGTCAGCTTCACTTCCTTCAGTGGCAGAAACTCTTGCAGCTCCTGCTTCGACACCTTCGCGTAGCCCTGCTTGCCGTAGAAGACGCTGGAGTCCGGCTTCAAAAATTGATGATAGCCGGGATTGTCGGCCGACGCGTCGAAATCCGGAAACGAGAACCCTTTTGCTTTGACAAAGCTGGAATCGAGCGTCTGGACAGGCAGGAAGAAGCCGGTGAGCAGCGGGAAAATCAATATGCCATAGGAGGCAAACCGTTTCCAGCGGATCGGCTGCTCATGCGAATGACCGAAGTGGTCGTGATGGTCATGATGATCGTGATGGTCATGCTCGCCATGCTCATGCTTATGCTCCTGCGTCTCTGCATCGCCCGCTTGCTGCAATGCTTTTCGCTTGTTCGCTTCCCGCTCCTTCACATACAGCCTTATGAACTCGAAGACGAACAATACGGCCAGCAGCACGATGGCGCTTTCGGATAAATACGCATATTTCGTATTAATGTATTTATTCAAATTGCCGCCTAGGTGCATCATAATAAACAGACACGCAAAGCCTGCCAATATATAAAGTCTGATCATCCGAGCAGCCTCCCCACGATAAGCGAGCCTGCAAGCGTGAAGCTTGCGACAAGCGCTATTAAGACGATAACGAATTTGCCGCGGAATACGGACACCAGCATCAGCGTGTTTTTAATGTCGATCATCGGGCCGAACACGAGAAAAGCGGACAACGACCCGATCGAGAACGTGCCCCGGAACGATGAAGCGATGAACGCGTCCGCCTCCGAGCATAGCGACATCACGAACGCAAGCCCGATCATAACGAGCGATGCCGTAACCGGCGTATTGCCCACATGCATAAGCGCCGAAGTCGGGATGAACGTTTGCATCGAAGCCGCAATGAAGGCGCCGAGCACCAAATATTTGCCGACCGAGAAAAACTCGTCGATCGCATGCAGCATGACGTCATATAAGCGGCGCGTGAAAGGGAGCTGCTTCACAGGCTCCTGCACGGGTGCGTGAACGGCAGCCGCGATTTCCGCGTGAGCGAGCTCCATGTGCCGAAGCGGCAGCTTCGGATACAGAAACGACACCGCAATGGCCGTGGCATATGCGACAACGATCGCCAAGCCCGCCCGGACGAACACCATCCGCCAATCGTTCCCGAACGCGATATAGGTGGCGAACAGCACGACCGGATTAATGATCGGGCCTGTCAGCATAAAGGCGATGCCTGCGTGAAGCGGGACGCCCTTTCGCAGCAATCGCCTCGTAATCGGCACGATGCCGCATTCGCATGCGGGGAAGAACAGCCCGACGCCGCAGCCCAGCAGCGAGGATACATAGCGGTTTCGAGGCATCATTCGCGCAATCCACCGCTCCGACAGAAAGGTTTGAATCAGGCCGGATATAAGGACGCCAAGCAATATGAACGGAATCGCTTCCATAATCATGCTGAGAAAAATCGTATTCAATTGAAGAAACGTAACCACGGAGCACCTCCACTATGTAACGACCGGATTATATTATGAATCAATGCCGCGGAAATAGCTACCCTCTCCGCTTTTCCGATGCTTGCCGACTCTTCAAGACAGCAACGCCTAATTCTGTTACAATGAAGGACGATAACTTTGCAGCGGAGGTTTCATGATTGGACTACATTATTTTAGACATCGAGTTTAACGGACGTAAATTCGCAAGCGACCTCCCCATGGAAGTCATTGAAATCGGAGCGGTCAGGCTGAACGAAGCGCTGGAGCCGGTAGCCGAGTTCTCCTCTCTAATTAAGCCCGTATACTTCGCTAAGCTCAACGAGTTTATTAAACAGAAGACCGGCATTCCGCAGGAAGGCATCGATGCCGCGGCGGGCTTCCCTGCCGTCATTCGCGATTTCATGAGCTGGCTTGGGCCGAACGATACATTTCTCATCGTCACGTGGGGCGGCGAGGACTTGAAGCGAATCGTGTTCGATACGCGGATGCACAAGCTGGATGACGCCTACTGGACGGCCGTCGACTACTTCGATTTGCTCAAAGGCTATATCCGGCATAAAGGCGTTTCGAACGACGTCAGCGTGCAAACCGCGTTAACGGAGCTTGGTCTGGGCGGCGAGGATAACAACGCTCACCGTGCGCTGGAGGATGCGCGCATGACGGCCGATATTTTCCGCGCGGTGTTCGCTCATATGGATTTCGAACGCATACAGAAGTATAAGGACGTTTTCTCCAATGCGAAAGAACGCAAGCTTGTCAAAAATGCGATTCGGATTATCGCCGCGCAGAAGGTGACGCCGACATGGCCGATGATCGTGGAGCATGTGCTGGCAGGCAAAGTGTCGCTCGAGGATCTGCGCAAGGCAGCCGAGCTGGAAGCTTATTTTGACGTTGAGCTGGCGAAAGCGCCGCGTAGAGTACGCAGCCCGAAGCCGCCGGAAACGAGCGAAGCGGGCGCAAGCGGAATCGAGCCATCGGATCCGCAGCAATCGGAATCGCAATAAAAAAAAGCTTGGTGCCCGCCTTGGGCACCAAGCTTTTTTTCGTTCTTATAGTTTGCGGAAATAGTGCAAATACGTCTCGTCCTTCTCGTACCCGTTCCGTTCGTACAGCCGCTGGGCGACGAGATTGTCTTGCGCGGTACACAGCTCGATGCCCTTCGCCTCGGTCTGCTCCCCGAATTCCTTTGCGGCATCGATCAGCAGCTGACCTGCGCCTGCGCTTCGATACGCGCCGTCAACGAACAGATCGTTAAGAATCCAGGATCGCTGCATGGAGATCGAAGAGAAGGTCGGGTACAGCTGCGTGAAGCCGATCAAGCGCTCTTCGTCGCGAAGCGCCGCAACGAAAATAACCGATTGCCGGTGAAGGAACCGTTCCTTCAGAAACCGATGCGCCCCTTCCGCATCGGAAGGCTGGCCGTAAAATTGACGGTACCGGTCGAACAAGCCGGCCAGCTTGTCGAGGTCTTGAATCGTTGCTTGGTAAGTACGGATGTCGACTGTCATCGCGGCATGGCCCTCTTTCCTGCAAACGAAGCGCTACATGATGCTCGATGCCGCTAAGCACAGCTCGCGCGCAACCCGTTCCCAAATGGCGTCGATCATGACGACAAGATTAGGACCGCGTTCCGGATGGACGTAAGGCGCTTCTTTGCGAAAATAATGCTGATGCCCGCCTAGAAGCGGGATTGGAATAATATGCTTAGGAGCATATTTTACACGATTCCAATACCAGATGCCATACCGGCTGCGGCTGATTCCGCCCCAGCTGCCAAGCCTAGTGATGAAATCGGCGCAATCCCCGTTCTCATTGACGGCCACGACGTAGTGAACCTTGCTCCTGTACTCCTCCTCGATCGGCATCTTCGGCGAACCGACCTGAATGACGCGCCAATC
It includes:
- a CDS encoding COG1361 family protein, with product MMADSGPPEIIRNQSVVSFTTGSQESFSFSNIVNTPVNGPNIAVVLSTTATQAGLTLPVTYQTTVSNSGNRSANVTVYAPLPDGTMFVINSVLVNGSPVPGVSPATGIPLGDVNPGSTVTILYQLLLVTAPPSGELVNQAYADYYFVTTDDRTITGSETSNTVSLPVTVQQVSLLKSLDTAITYTGDMLQFTVTAANEGTEPMRQCVLYDAPPPGTLFVQGSVTVNGVRMPSASPVAGILLGLIDPGISMQVKFNVIVLDVPVHTQLSNSATLRFKYGNFDQSVTSNTVTAIVSGPQLSVGKYASVALATVGDTIRYTIDIANSGTTAADCTVRDAIPSGALFVLGSAEVNGRALPGANPETGIYLGSLLPNHQYSLSFLVTVSRTVTTPVQSELVNRAQVAYAFRLPSGVTVTDSMMTNETVTALVLPVIQAQLSATPPVVAPGDFINVTIAVTNTGNYPAAVTLFALSPDETSIEIASIRVNGVEIPFTPGAGLPIGIIGPHQTVIVTYRLRVSNHPLQDRLRFRIKAELSYEVNGVTITSAVYSNEVTIVIETHEE
- a CDS encoding TIGR03943 family putative permease subunit is translated as MIRLYILAGFACLFIMMHLGGNLNKYINTKYAYLSESAIVLLAVLFVFEFIRLYVKEREANKRKALQQAGDAETQEHKHEHGEHDHHDHHDHHDHFGHSHEQPIRWKRFASYGILIFPLLTGFFLPVQTLDSSFVKAKGFSFPDFDASADNPGYHQFLKPDSSVFYGKQGYAKVSKQELQEFLPLKEVKLTDANYLKGLEAIYNFPEAFTARTLSFEGFVYRGEQTEANQYFVFRFGFIHCVADSGVFGMLVDFPSETSFHDDQWVRVTGELAWSFYQPFKQTIPMLKVTEWTTIPKPEDPYVYRA
- a CDS encoding permease — encoded protein: MVTFLQLNTIFLSMIMEAIPFILLGVLISGLIQTFLSERWIARMMPRNRYVSSLLGCGVGLFFPACECGIVPITRRLLRKGVPLHAGIAFMLTGPIINPVVLFATYIAFGNDWRMVFVRAGLAIVVAYATAIAVSFLYPKLPLRHMELAHAEIAAAVHAPVQEPVKQLPFTRRLYDVMLHAIDEFFSVGKYLVLGAFIAASMQTFIPTSALMHVGNTPVTASLVMIGLAFVMSLCSEADAFIASSFRGTFSIGSLSAFLVFGPMIDIKNTLMLVSVFRGKFVIVLIALVASFTLAGSLIVGRLLG
- a CDS encoding 3'-5' exonuclease; this encodes MDYIILDIEFNGRKFASDLPMEVIEIGAVRLNEALEPVAEFSSLIKPVYFAKLNEFIKQKTGIPQEGIDAAAGFPAVIRDFMSWLGPNDTFLIVTWGGEDLKRIVFDTRMHKLDDAYWTAVDYFDLLKGYIRHKGVSNDVSVQTALTELGLGGEDNNAHRALEDARMTADIFRAVFAHMDFERIQKYKDVFSNAKERKLVKNAIRIIAAQKVTPTWPMIVEHVLAGKVSLEDLRKAAELEAYFDVELAKAPRRVRSPKPPETSEAGASGIEPSDPQQSESQ
- a CDS encoding GNAT family N-acetyltransferase; the encoded protein is MRTYQATIQDLDKLAGLFDRYRQFYGQPSDAEGAHRFLKERFLHRQSVIFVAALRDEERLIGFTQLYPTFSSISMQRSWILNDLFVDGAYRSAGAGQLLIDAAKEFGEQTEAKGIELCTAQDNLVAQRLYERNGYEKDETYLHYFRKL
- a CDS encoding alpha/beta hydrolase family protein; the encoded protein is MQAVTLDWDVYLLAGVGSTRAIFTECVKELQRRYSEAGRASSIRELFPYGDHTQNFFHQLLRVRKDLYRFRRAVQSGARAVAGQVRHLSAGKPVLFIGHSGGGVAAYQAAVMLHKEGVIPDWRVIQVGSPKMPIEEEYRSKVHYVVAVNENGDCADFITRLGSWGGISRSRYGIWYWNRVKYAPKHIIPIPLLGGHQHYFRKEAPYVHPERGPNLVVMIDAIWERVARELCLAASSIM